From Paenibacillus graminis, a single genomic window includes:
- the metG gene encoding methionine--tRNA ligase, whose translation MSDKKTFYLTTPIYYPSDKLHIGHAYSTVAGDAMARYKRLRGYEVRYLTGTDEHGQKIEEKAAKAGKTPQAFVDDIVAGIKELWHKLDISNDDFIRTTEERHKQVVADIFDRLLKQGDIYKGEYEGWYCISDETFYTETQLVDIERDADGKVTGGKSPDSGHPVQLVKEESYFFRMSKYVDRLLAYYEENPDFIQPESRKNEMINNFIKPGLEDLAVSRTTFDWGVKVKGDDKHVVYVWIDALTNYITALGYGSEDRSLYDKFWPADVHLMSKEIVRFHTIYWPIILMALGEPLPKKVFAHGWLLMKDGKMSKSKGNVVDPVTLIDRYGLDALRYYLLREVPFGSDGTFTPESFVDRVNYDLANDLGNLLNRTGAMVEKYFAGVLPAYAGNVTAFDGELEAAAKNTYVKVEEAMEKMEFSVALTAIGAFISRTNKYIDETQPWVLAKDESRKGELASVMRHLVEGLRTASILLQPFLTEAPAKIWQQLGIEPGELTSWDGGKTFGLIPAGTKLAKGDPIFPRLDVAHEVAYIAEAMGAGKPAAAEAEAAPEAGAAQAAAAEPEEEHKEEIGIDDFAKAELRVAQVIAAEPVKKADKLLKLQLDLGYEQRQVVSGIAKFYTPEELVGRKVICIVNLKPVKLRGELSQGMILAASKGDQLTIATVPDSMPNGAIVK comes from the coding sequence ATGAGCGACAAGAAAACATTTTATCTGACAACCCCGATCTATTATCCCAGTGACAAGCTGCATATCGGGCATGCCTACTCGACGGTGGCCGGGGACGCAATGGCCCGCTACAAGCGGCTTCGCGGCTATGAAGTCCGTTATCTGACGGGTACCGATGAGCATGGACAGAAGATTGAGGAGAAGGCTGCAAAGGCCGGCAAGACGCCGCAGGCGTTCGTTGACGACATCGTAGCGGGAATTAAAGAGCTGTGGCACAAGCTGGATATCTCCAATGACGACTTCATCCGTACCACGGAGGAGCGCCATAAACAAGTGGTGGCGGATATTTTTGACCGGCTGCTGAAGCAGGGCGATATTTACAAAGGGGAATATGAAGGCTGGTACTGTATATCGGATGAAACCTTCTATACAGAAACTCAATTGGTGGATATTGAGCGTGATGCGGACGGCAAAGTGACCGGGGGCAAAAGCCCGGATAGCGGTCATCCCGTCCAGCTGGTGAAGGAAGAAAGTTATTTCTTCCGGATGAGCAAATATGTGGACCGGCTGCTGGCGTATTATGAGGAGAACCCGGATTTTATTCAACCGGAATCGCGCAAGAATGAAATGATCAACAATTTCATTAAGCCGGGGCTGGAGGACCTGGCCGTATCCCGGACAACGTTTGACTGGGGCGTCAAGGTCAAAGGCGATGACAAGCATGTGGTCTATGTATGGATCGATGCGCTGACCAATTATATAACAGCCCTGGGCTATGGCTCCGAGGACCGCAGCCTGTACGATAAATTCTGGCCGGCGGATGTTCATCTCATGAGTAAGGAGATTGTGCGTTTCCATACGATTTATTGGCCGATCATTCTGATGGCGCTTGGCGAACCGCTGCCGAAGAAGGTATTTGCACATGGCTGGCTGCTGATGAAGGACGGTAAAATGTCTAAATCCAAAGGCAATGTAGTAGACCCGGTGACTCTGATTGACCGTTATGGTCTTGACGCGCTGCGGTACTACCTCCTGCGCGAGGTTCCATTCGGTTCGGACGGTACCTTTACCCCGGAGAGCTTTGTGGACCGTGTCAACTACGACCTGGCGAACGATCTCGGCAACCTGCTGAACCGCACAGGTGCAATGGTAGAGAAGTATTTTGCTGGAGTGCTTCCGGCTTATGCGGGCAATGTGACTGCTTTTGACGGAGAGCTTGAAGCTGCCGCTAAGAACACTTATGTCAAAGTGGAAGAAGCTATGGAAAAAATGGAGTTCTCTGTGGCGCTCACCGCGATTGGCGCGTTCATCAGCCGGACGAATAAATATATCGATGAGACTCAGCCTTGGGTACTCGCGAAGGACGAGAGCCGAAAGGGTGAGCTGGCTTCTGTGATGAGACATCTCGTGGAAGGGCTGCGCACCGCATCGATCCTGCTGCAGCCGTTCCTGACCGAGGCACCGGCCAAAATCTGGCAGCAGCTCGGCATTGAGCCGGGTGAGCTGACTTCCTGGGACGGCGGTAAGACCTTCGGCCTGATTCCGGCCGGCACCAAGCTTGCGAAGGGCGACCCGATCTTCCCGCGCCTGGATGTGGCGCACGAAGTGGCCTACATCGCAGAAGCGATGGGCGCCGGGAAACCGGCAGCAGCGGAGGCGGAGGCGGCTCCTGAAGCCGGAGCTGCACAAGCTGCCGCAGCCGAGCCGGAGGAGGAGCATAAGGAAGAAATCGGCATCGACGATTTCGCCAAAGCCGAGCTGCGGGTGGCCCAGGTCATCGCGGCCGAACCGGTGAAGAAGGCGGATAAGCTGCTGAAGCTGCAGCTGGATCTCGGCTATGAGCAGCGCCAGGTGGTCTCTGGCATTGCCAAGTTCTACACACCGGAGGAACTGGTGGGGCGCAAGGTGATCTGCATCGTGAACCTGAAGCCGGTGAAGCTGCGCGGCGAACTGTCACAGGGCATGATCCTGGCCGCCTCCAAGGGCGACCAGCTGACCATTGCCACCGTGCCGGACAGCATGCCGAACGGTGCGATTGTGAAGTAG
- the yidD gene encoding membrane protein insertion efficiency factor YidD has product MSAGRRAIQAPIRVYRKYISPIKPATCRFYPTCSAYALEAIEVHGPVKGAWLAAKRIARCHPFHPGGLDPVPPRDERLSGEESVKPT; this is encoded by the coding sequence ATGAGTGCCGGACGCAGAGCCATTCAGGCGCCAATCCGTGTATACCGCAAGTATATCTCCCCCATCAAACCGGCAACCTGCCGCTTCTACCCGACGTGCTCAGCCTATGCCCTGGAGGCGATCGAGGTCCACGGTCCGGTGAAGGGGGCATGGCTTGCCGCCAAGCGGATCGCCAGATGCCATCCCTTCCATCCCGGAGGGCTTGACCCGGTGCCGCCGCGGGATGAACGCTTGTCCGGGGAAGAATCAGTTAAGCCAACTTGA
- a CDS encoding Fur family transcriptional regulator: MLSTDQILEAMSGQGLRITDQRKTLAKLFGENTGYLSAKDVYEHMGRKYSGLSFDTVYRNLRVMEELGVLEQVVFEDGVKFKGSCNQDHHHHHMICLQCMKTYPIHFCPMNLTDTPDQFRVVKHKFEVFGYCKECEQNREEETALAAHGKEGH, encoded by the coding sequence ATGCTGTCGACAGATCAAATACTGGAAGCCATGTCGGGGCAGGGACTGCGAATCACCGATCAGCGCAAAACGCTTGCCAAGCTATTCGGCGAGAATACGGGCTATTTATCCGCGAAGGATGTTTATGAGCATATGGGCCGCAAATACAGCGGACTCAGCTTCGATACCGTGTACCGCAATCTGCGGGTGATGGAGGAGCTGGGAGTTTTGGAGCAGGTGGTGTTTGAGGACGGGGTGAAGTTCAAAGGCAGCTGCAATCAGGACCATCACCATCACCATATGATTTGTCTTCAATGCATGAAGACTTACCCGATTCATTTCTGCCCGATGAATCTGACGGATACGCCCGACCAGTTCCGGGTGGTTAAGCATAAATTCGAGGTGTTCGGCTACTGCAAGGAATGTGAACAGAACCGTGAAGAAGAGACGGCCCTGGCGGCACACGGCAAAGAAGGCCACTGA
- a CDS encoding stalk domain-containing protein codes for MNLKKLSLVAILAVSQVAAAVPAFAAPVSTTTISGTVVQAAEAIPTPAATLMPESTDPLPPLASPGSATPTPTPIPTSIPTPTPVTTSLPNATPVPSSSALPAATAGPAMTPLPGASALPAETPGVITPLATGGQIIPTAGANQLILMMNSNKMYMNGKEYLANQPMAVKNGVSYVSIRAMVDMVKVKYTYDYKTKEVIVTKGDSVMRFKTDSKIYTVNGSKETMKGPAYQFKGTFMIPLTSITKALSLKYSVDNVGKRVILELNTKPTASFTVQPTEIYAGVTPVTFVTKYSSPNGSPIAQEVWNENKKDMYDQPGYYTITYSVQDASGLWSDPYTATIQVLQPNQPPVANFSTDKDEYKMGEPVTLTDLSTDPEGEELTVEWTNRALAYFNPGPVSLQLKVTDKHGLSSTFEKTINITNEQLYTQDEVAKLFTVPGDIISMDGGMIPGLPNLAYNLSSEPYTLIRSNSPETVNAEGVLYRETSLGSTRFLVHHLNNMSTRQKLYVIATNHNLYPTTITTQYLGIAGPAVSPGYTGKISIQKYFNSMLTNSSYGTITLQPGQSIPIMTDVSKIAMKPGEVLSLSADLFSDLAVQYDVVMVEQSKDPVALLPTLPLLDRDGVHNRGTYPDSTRVISVFDQVGATQSKLVLGDNDKDKNLVGTDPMSGTEASNAGNFGVLYKIRLESVAKNTLITFNPRGGIYLGSLMVNGTIVNLPNKGSLDSSDMNAVVYRSGNYEGPVDIVFSVASGSNLPVNFVFTPIPAPK; via the coding sequence ATGAATTTGAAAAAACTATCTTTAGTTGCAATCCTGGCTGTATCGCAGGTTGCAGCGGCAGTGCCGGCTTTTGCCGCCCCTGTAAGCACTACAACTATATCCGGCACAGTAGTTCAAGCGGCCGAGGCTATCCCGACGCCTGCGGCGACCCTGATGCCTGAATCCACTGATCCGCTGCCTCCTCTGGCGTCACCGGGTAGTGCAACGCCTACGCCTACGCCGATACCAACATCTATACCAACACCGACACCGGTAACAACATCTTTGCCAAATGCGACACCGGTGCCGTCTAGTTCTGCACTTCCAGCTGCGACGGCAGGTCCGGCAATGACTCCGCTCCCTGGAGCGTCAGCACTGCCTGCTGAAACTCCGGGCGTGATTACACCGCTTGCTACCGGAGGACAGATTATCCCTACTGCAGGAGCAAACCAGCTCATCCTCATGATGAACAGCAACAAAATGTACATGAACGGCAAAGAGTATTTGGCCAACCAGCCGATGGCCGTCAAAAATGGGGTGTCCTACGTTTCGATCCGTGCCATGGTGGATATGGTTAAGGTGAAATATACCTATGATTACAAAACAAAGGAAGTTATTGTAACCAAAGGCGACAGCGTCATGCGCTTTAAGACGGACAGCAAGATTTATACGGTAAATGGCAGCAAGGAGACCATGAAAGGGCCAGCATACCAGTTCAAGGGCACGTTCATGATTCCTTTGACCTCAATTACCAAAGCACTTTCACTAAAATATTCTGTAGATAATGTGGGGAAACGTGTCATTCTTGAGCTGAACACAAAGCCAACGGCTTCCTTTACGGTACAGCCCACAGAAATCTATGCCGGAGTAACACCGGTGACTTTTGTAACCAAATACTCATCTCCGAACGGCAGTCCAATTGCACAAGAGGTCTGGAATGAAAATAAAAAAGACATGTATGATCAGCCGGGCTATTATACGATAACTTATTCGGTCCAGGATGCATCCGGACTATGGAGTGATCCGTATACCGCGACCATTCAAGTGCTGCAGCCGAACCAGCCGCCAGTGGCGAATTTCTCAACGGATAAAGATGAATACAAAATGGGTGAGCCGGTTACTCTTACCGATCTTAGTACGGATCCTGAAGGGGAAGAGCTGACGGTTGAGTGGACGAACCGCGCACTGGCTTATTTTAATCCGGGACCTGTTTCGCTTCAGCTCAAAGTAACCGACAAACACGGATTGAGCAGTACATTCGAGAAAACCATCAACATTACAAACGAACAACTGTATACCCAGGATGAGGTAGCGAAGCTGTTCACTGTTCCGGGAGACATTATCTCTATGGACGGCGGAATGATTCCGGGACTGCCTAACCTGGCATACAATTTGTCTTCTGAGCCTTATACGCTGATTCGCAGCAACAGTCCGGAAACGGTTAACGCCGAGGGCGTGCTGTACCGCGAAACTTCACTTGGCTCCACCCGTTTTCTGGTCCATCACTTGAACAATATGTCTACCAGACAGAAGCTGTATGTTATTGCAACGAACCACAATCTGTATCCAACGACAATTACAACCCAGTATCTGGGGATTGCCGGTCCAGCCGTATCGCCGGGATATACAGGCAAAATTTCGATCCAGAAGTATTTTAATTCCATGCTCACCAACTCCAGCTATGGAACCATCACGCTTCAGCCGGGACAAAGTATTCCCATTATGACTGACGTGAGCAAAATCGCCATGAAGCCCGGTGAAGTGCTCTCGCTGAGCGCGGATTTGTTCAGTGATTTAGCTGTGCAGTATGATGTTGTGATGGTTGAGCAGAGTAAAGATCCGGTAGCGCTGCTGCCAACGCTTCCTCTGCTGGACCGGGATGGAGTGCACAACCGGGGAACTTACCCGGATTCGACCCGTGTCATCAGTGTGTTCGATCAGGTTGGGGCCACACAATCCAAGCTGGTGCTTGGCGACAACGACAAAGACAAGAATCTGGTTGGTACGGATCCGATGAGCGGAACAGAAGCATCGAACGCAGGTAACTTCGGTGTGCTCTACAAAATCAGACTGGAGAGTGTCGCTAAGAATACGCTGATTACGTTCAATCCGCGCGGAGGCATTTATCTGGGCTCGCTGATGGTCAACGGTACGATTGTCAATCTGCCGAACAAAGGGAGCTTGGACAGCTCCGACATGAATGCCGTGGTCTACCGCTCGGGGAACTACGAGGGTCCGGTGGATATCGTATTCTCGGTAGCCTCCGGCAGCAATCTTCCGGTGAACTTTGTCTTCACACCGATTCCGGCTCCTAAATAA
- a CDS encoding response regulator transcription factor yields the protein MLKVLLVDDEAPILGNLRRVLPWQEMGMEIYGMARSGMEALRIAEEQAPDLVLCDIRMPVMDGLTFVGKLREMGLDSEVLLLSGYQEFDYAREAIRLGVKEYICKPIHYEELGNKVREIGTRIRSKQYKDKLYNSIPLFQELPPAEDSAKKTPDQLMNQAAQYISERLSFDLGIEEVAHKIGISSSYFCLLFKNRFAMTFVEYVTLQRMEAAKFMLASSDKSIAAISIGVGYQERRYFTKVFQKQTGMTPKDYRDLHKLPETR from the coding sequence ATGCTAAAAGTATTATTGGTTGACGATGAAGCCCCAATTCTGGGCAATCTGCGGCGGGTGCTGCCATGGCAGGAGATGGGGATGGAAATCTATGGCATGGCCCGCAGCGGGATGGAGGCACTGCGCATTGCCGAGGAGCAGGCCCCGGACCTGGTGCTGTGCGATATCCGCATGCCCGTCATGGACGGGTTGACGTTCGTCGGCAAGCTGCGCGAGATGGGGCTGGACAGCGAGGTTCTGCTGCTCAGCGGCTATCAGGAATTCGATTACGCGCGGGAAGCCATCCGGCTGGGCGTGAAGGAATATATCTGCAAGCCGATTCATTATGAGGAGCTGGGCAACAAGGTGCGGGAAATCGGCACTCGCATCCGCAGCAAACAGTACAAGGATAAGCTGTATAACAGTATCCCCCTGTTTCAGGAACTTCCCCCGGCAGAGGATTCAGCCAAAAAAACGCCGGATCAGCTGATGAATCAGGCAGCTCAATATATTTCGGAGCGGCTCAGTTTTGATCTCGGAATTGAGGAGGTGGCCCATAAGATCGGGATCAGCAGCAGCTATTTTTGCCTGCTGTTCAAGAACCGGTTTGCGATGACCTTTGTGGAGTATGTAACCCTCCAGCGGATGGAGGCGGCGAAGTTCATGCTGGCCAGCAGCGACAAGAGCATTGCGGCAATCAGTATAGGGGTGGGTTATCAGGAGCGCCGGTATTTTACAAAAGTGTTTCAAAAGCAGACCGGAATGACTCCTAAAGATTACAGGGATCTTCATAAACTGCCGGAGACGCGGTAA
- a CDS encoding cache domain-containing sensor histidine kinase — MNLRYKLFTAFLGLIIIPLFILGMIMFFVTYNSIEKKYSQQSEYSLKAISYSISSVFKDMDNVTDNGIATSVFHMALSAEDPSKQDLTDAEQLSLNASQRNFRSLLYNHPSISYAFLYNFNGKGSSEIVSVFNKENFRTLPYDKFKGSELYQEVMALNGVPKWLAPHEYPELTGTEPVFTQIRLVKELSFFQNIGILVVQIKNWEFESIFRNLKIGDTGQKVSFMLVNDDGMILFDPDRKLDGQDFHSFTSKKNFTFQKGFQSFKTEFDGEKSILSVYHLKDYPWSLVSVTSWDSLSREVTVFARWFVVVIFLCLLGAVIFNLFFMNRITGGIAVIVRFMRRVEDGDLTTRVEEKGSDEMTLLARGFNDLMDKINSLFNRVHVEQRRKNQAEMRVLQAQIKPHFLFNTLESINVLAVQNEGRKVSEMVYRLASILRISIQDRDEITLEEEVTHLRNYLDIQKFRFEDVFDYEIEIPQELLGCGILKLTLQPLVENSIQHGFEGIDYKGVVRVKGWEERGNLILQIQDNGIGMTSAQLGMFQYMVSESGESASPDTDENKPGHGIHLERRGLGVRSVADRIRIEYGDRYGIFICASPGEGTIIQCVIPKYGQGEDHYAKSIIG; from the coding sequence ATGAATTTGCGCTACAAGTTATTTACGGCGTTTCTGGGCCTGATTATCATTCCTCTGTTTATTCTAGGTATGATTATGTTTTTCGTGACTTATAATTCCATTGAGAAGAAGTACAGCCAGCAATCCGAGTATTCACTCAAAGCGATCAGCTACAGCATCTCCAGCGTCTTCAAGGACATGGACAATGTCACAGACAACGGAATAGCTACCTCGGTATTTCATATGGCCCTAAGCGCAGAGGACCCGTCCAAACAGGATTTGACAGATGCCGAGCAGCTCAGCCTGAACGCCAGCCAGCGCAATTTCCGCAGCCTGCTGTACAACCATCCTTCGATCAGCTATGCTTTTCTCTACAATTTCAATGGTAAAGGCAGCTCGGAGATTGTTTCGGTGTTCAACAAGGAGAATTTCCGTACGCTGCCCTATGACAAGTTCAAGGGAAGTGAGCTGTACCAGGAAGTCATGGCGCTTAACGGTGTGCCCAAATGGCTCGCACCGCATGAGTATCCGGAACTGACGGGAACGGAGCCTGTATTTACACAGATCCGTCTGGTGAAGGAACTCAGCTTTTTTCAGAATATCGGCATTCTGGTAGTGCAGATCAAGAACTGGGAGTTCGAATCGATCTTCCGCAATCTGAAAATCGGGGACACCGGCCAGAAGGTTTCCTTTATGCTGGTCAATGACGACGGGATGATTCTGTTCGACCCCGACCGCAAGCTGGATGGCCAGGACTTCCATTCGTTTACCTCGAAGAAGAATTTTACTTTTCAAAAAGGATTCCAAAGCTTCAAAACAGAATTTGATGGGGAGAAAAGCATTCTGTCGGTCTATCATCTTAAGGATTATCCCTGGAGTCTGGTTTCTGTGACTTCGTGGGATTCCTTGTCCCGTGAGGTGACCGTGTTCGCCCGCTGGTTCGTAGTCGTTATTTTTCTGTGCCTGCTGGGCGCAGTGATCTTCAATCTGTTTTTTATGAACCGGATTACAGGCGGCATTGCTGTGATTGTCCGTTTTATGCGCCGGGTAGAGGATGGAGATCTCACTACGCGCGTGGAAGAGAAGGGCAGCGACGAAATGACCCTGCTTGCCAGGGGCTTCAATGATCTGATGGACAAAATCAATAGTTTGTTCAATAGAGTCCATGTGGAGCAGCGCCGTAAAAACCAGGCTGAAATGCGGGTGCTGCAGGCGCAGATTAAGCCGCATTTTCTGTTCAACACGTTAGAGTCGATCAATGTGCTCGCCGTGCAGAATGAAGGGCGAAAGGTCAGCGAGATGGTATACAGGCTAGCCAGTATTCTGCGGATCAGCATCCAGGACAGGGATGAAATTACGCTGGAAGAGGAAGTCACACATCTGCGCAATTATCTGGATATCCAGAAATTCCGCTTTGAGGATGTATTCGATTATGAGATTGAGATTCCTCAGGAGCTGCTAGGCTGCGGAATCCTTAAGCTTACCTTGCAGCCCCTTGTCGAGAACAGCATCCAGCACGGGTTCGAAGGCATCGACTACAAAGGCGTGGTCCGGGTAAAAGGCTGGGAGGAGCGGGGCAATCTGATTCTGCAAATCCAGGATAATGGGATCGGGATGACTTCAGCCCAGCTGGGGATGTTCCAGTACATGGTGAGTGAGTCAGGGGAGTCAGCATCGCCGGACACTGATGAAAACAAACCGGGCCACGGCATTCATCTGGAGCGGCGCGGGCTTGGCGTACGCAGCGTAGCTGACCGCATCCGGATTGAATATGGCGACAGGTATGGGATTTTTATCTGCGCAAGCCCTGGGGAAGGCACCATCATCCAATGCGTCATACCTAAATACGGGCAGGGGGAAGATCATTATGCTAAAAGTATTATTGGTTGA
- a CDS encoding carbohydrate ABC transporter permease: protein MARSLKKGIPHVALLGYLVVVLFPFLFVLFSSVKKDNNAIALNPFGIPKEFVFNNYVEAWVNAKISTYFFNSLYISVLSSVVSILLASMFAFAVTRMRQGKWNKILFSLVLIGMLIPNNALMLPIYTIVRKLHILNTHWALIIPYIANAIPFTIIILAAFMRSLPGEIEEAAVVDGLKAPGIFARIIVPLTVPAMVTVFIVNFLGNWNEFLLANYFLSNDELRTLPVGMVQFRDQYQMNYAQMSAGIVYSVLPVVIIYAILQEKIIEGVTAGSVKG, encoded by the coding sequence ATGGCGCGCTCATTGAAAAAAGGCATTCCTCATGTCGCATTGCTGGGTTATCTTGTAGTGGTGCTGTTTCCGTTCTTGTTTGTCTTGTTCTCTTCTGTCAAGAAGGACAATAATGCGATTGCGCTGAACCCGTTCGGCATTCCGAAGGAATTTGTGTTTAACAATTATGTTGAAGCCTGGGTAAATGCCAAGATCAGCACGTACTTTTTTAACAGCTTATACATTTCGGTATTATCTTCGGTGGTATCCATTCTGCTCGCTTCGATGTTCGCCTTTGCAGTTACGCGGATGCGTCAGGGCAAGTGGAATAAGATATTGTTCTCGCTTGTGCTTATCGGAATGCTGATTCCGAACAATGCGCTGATGCTTCCGATTTATACGATTGTGCGCAAGCTGCATATCCTGAATACGCACTGGGCGCTGATAATCCCTTATATTGCCAATGCAATTCCGTTTACGATCATTATTTTGGCGGCGTTTATGCGTTCTCTGCCCGGAGAAATTGAGGAAGCGGCGGTTGTGGATGGCTTGAAGGCACCAGGTATCTTTGCTAGAATTATTGTACCTTTGACGGTTCCCGCCATGGTTACAGTATTCATTGTTAATTTCCTGGGAAATTGGAATGAGTTTTTGCTGGCCAATTATTTTCTTTCGAATGACGAGCTGCGCACGCTTCCGGTGGGGATGGTCCAATTCCGTGATCAGTATCAGATGAATTATGCGCAGATGTCCGCAGGCATTGTCTACAGTGTGCTTCCGGTAGTGATTATTTACGCCATTTTGCAGGAGAAGATTATTGAAGGGGTTACAGCGGGCAGCGTAAAAGGATAA
- a CDS encoding carbohydrate ABC transporter permease, whose translation MNKSLRNPLVFTLFILPALLLFLIFFIYPIFSSLYYSLTSWNGVSDTVKFTGLNNFEKALGDDRFWISVKNNGWFILFSVFIQVPLIVLFSLLIANVKKLKGLYKTAVFMPSIMSTAVIGILWGFIYEPNIGLFNKVLGVVGIEPVYWLSDERFAMLSILITNAWQWTGFYIVMVLAAILSIPGELDEAAAIDGATGFQRATRITLPLIVPIISVVIMLSIAGAMKAADIVIVMTKGGPAGSTEVMATYMIKYAITNFKYGYGNAIAVLIFMFTLVVTALYQLLFARRNERIEY comes from the coding sequence ATGAACAAATCACTCAGAAATCCGCTGGTGTTCACCTTGTTTATACTGCCTGCATTACTCCTGTTTTTGATATTCTTTATATATCCGATTTTCAGCTCGCTTTACTACAGCCTGACCAGTTGGAACGGTGTTTCAGACACTGTTAAATTTACAGGGTTGAACAACTTCGAAAAAGCTCTTGGCGATGACCGTTTCTGGATTTCTGTCAAAAATAACGGCTGGTTTATTTTATTCTCTGTATTCATTCAAGTCCCCCTGATTGTTCTGTTCTCGCTGCTGATTGCTAATGTCAAAAAGCTGAAGGGACTCTATAAAACAGCAGTGTTCATGCCCTCTATTATGTCTACAGCGGTAATTGGCATCCTGTGGGGGTTCATCTATGAGCCCAATATCGGGTTGTTTAATAAAGTGCTGGGGGTCGTGGGAATCGAACCGGTATATTGGCTGTCGGACGAAAGGTTCGCTATGCTGTCCATTCTGATCACCAATGCCTGGCAGTGGACCGGATTCTACATTGTAATGGTGCTGGCAGCGATTCTATCCATCCCCGGAGAACTGGATGAGGCCGCAGCCATCGACGGCGCTACGGGCTTCCAGCGGGCTACACGCATCACTTTGCCGCTGATCGTACCGATCATTTCTGTTGTGATTATGCTGTCCATCGCCGGTGCCATGAAGGCTGCGGATATTGTTATCGTCATGACGAAGGGCGGACCGGCAGGCTCAACTGAGGTAATGGCCACCTACATGATTAAGTACGCAATTACCAACTTCAAATACGGATACGGGAACGCCATAGCCGTTCTGATCTTTATGTTCACGCTTGTGGTCACGGCGCTGTACCAGCTGCTGTTCGCCCGGCGTAATGAAAGGATTGAATACTAA
- a CDS encoding extracellular solute-binding protein: MKKSVTLLLSLLFVSSAVLAGCGGSNSNGNNGEAAATKGANAGNATNAPATEEPASSEPFEMTIRHTQVGADKQKRLAILEDVVGKVQAEVPGLTFKLDGVDSDVNRKEKLRGEMAAGNPPEIFDLFGSPDSKIYAKEGKLLDLTPILEELGIKDKFSNLDPFTYEGKIYGLPIGGSGEGFFYNKEYYTSKGWKAPTTFAELEQQLADIKADGKVPLAGASKAGWVPLMLANHLWSRYAGPDVTAKFATGEAKWSDPNVVKGFAKYKEWEDKGYFKKGELGFEYAEYTTQFTSGEAILMYDGTWKSSVFKAGQSGEGLIGKVGFFNIPPVEGGVGDQTALMRDVNNGYGFSASAGEDERQLAAVKSFIKNMYNEEMQIRGLVEDGVLPAMKIDQAVLNKNITDDLMSEIVAVLNNSESSFPAFDSLVQADVTTEISNIQIQKLIGGQTTPEKMGEALQKVQEEANAAVE, from the coding sequence ATGAAGAAAAGTGTAACATTGCTCTTGTCCCTGCTGTTCGTAAGTTCTGCAGTATTGGCTGGCTGCGGCGGCAGCAATTCCAATGGCAATAATGGTGAGGCAGCCGCAACCAAAGGCGCCAATGCTGGGAATGCTACGAATGCACCTGCTACGGAAGAGCCGGCCAGCAGCGAGCCTTTTGAAATGACCATTCGGCATACGCAGGTGGGGGCCGACAAACAGAAGCGGCTCGCGATCCTGGAAGATGTTGTAGGGAAAGTGCAGGCTGAAGTACCTGGGCTCACTTTTAAGCTGGACGGTGTGGACTCGGATGTCAACCGCAAGGAGAAGCTGCGCGGTGAAATGGCAGCCGGCAACCCTCCGGAGATATTTGACCTCTTCGGCAGCCCTGACTCCAAAATATATGCCAAGGAAGGGAAATTGCTTGACCTGACACCGATTCTGGAAGAGCTGGGCATCAAAGACAAGTTCTCCAATCTTGATCCGTTTACGTACGAAGGTAAGATCTACGGACTGCCGATCGGCGGCTCCGGTGAAGGTTTCTTCTATAATAAAGAATACTACACCAGCAAAGGCTGGAAGGCGCCCACAACCTTTGCGGAATTGGAACAGCAGCTTGCAGATATCAAAGCTGACGGCAAAGTGCCGCTGGCTGGAGCCTCCAAAGCAGGATGGGTGCCTTTGATGTTGGCTAACCATCTCTGGTCGCGTTATGCCGGGCCGGATGTGACGGCTAAATTCGCCACCGGAGAGGCCAAATGGAGCGATCCAAATGTGGTTAAAGGTTTTGCCAAGTATAAGGAATGGGAAGACAAAGGCTACTTCAAAAAAGGTGAGCTTGGTTTTGAATATGCTGAGTACACTACCCAGTTCACCAGCGGTGAAGCGATTCTAATGTATGACGGCACCTGGAAGTCTTCCGTATTCAAGGCAGGTCAATCCGGTGAAGGCCTGATCGGCAAGGTTGGATTCTTCAACATTCCCCCGGTCGAAGGGGGAGTTGGCGATCAGACAGCTTTGATGCGCGACGTGAACAATGGATATGGCTTCTCGGCTTCTGCAGGGGAAGATGAACGCCAGCTTGCTGCAGTGAAGTCTTTCATTAAGAATATGTACAACGAGGAAATGCAGATTCGCGGATTGGTTGAAGATGGCGTGCTGCCGGCCATGAAAATTGATCAGGCTGTACTGAATAAAAATATAACCGACGATTTGATGAGTGAAATTGTGGCTGTGCTGAACAACTCCGAATCTTCATTCCCGGCCTTCGATTCACTGGTACAGGCGGATGTGACTACTGAAATCAGCAATATTCAGATTCAAAAGCTGATTGGCGGACAGACGACCCCGGAAAAAATGGGCGAGGCCCTGCAAAAGGTTCAAGAAGAAGCCAACGCAGCAGTGGAATAA